Below is a genomic region from Miniphocaeibacter halophilus.
CTAAAACAGCTCCCTTTAAGTCTTTAATTGACCTTTTAACAGCTTTTTCTACAGCCCAGTGCCTTCTAACTTCCCCCTGTCCAATTGCTAAAGTCTGTTTATTTTTAGATATTACTACACCATTTGAATTAACATATTTTACAGCCTTCCAAGCAAATAAAAGCTCTTCAAGTTCCTCATCTGTTGGTTTTCTATTAGTTACAAATTCCAACTTATCCCTTAACAACTTATTATCTCTATCCTGTAATAACACTCCATGTAATACATCTTTTGTTTCTTGTTTTACAAGTTCCATAGTATTGAGATTTTCTATTTGTAAAATTCTAATGTTTTTCTTTTTAGATAATATATTAAAAGCTTCATTATCATATTCCGGTGCAACTACTATTTCTAAAAATATTTGTGAAAGTAAGTTAGCTGTTTTTACATCTACTTTTCTATTTAAAGAAATAATTCCTCCAAAAATAGATACTTCATCTGCTTCAAAAGCTTTTTTAAAGGCTTCGTATATATTTTCACCAGTTGCTATTCCACATGGATTATTGTGTTTTACAGCTACTGCTGTTGGTTCTTCAAACTCTTTAACCATTTTTACAGCACCGTATAAATCATTTAAGTTATTATAGGATAACTCTTTACCGTGGAGTTGAATTATTTCTCCCTTTTCCTTTGGCGCTTCATATATTTTTTCATAATATGCTGCATTTTGATGAGGATTTTCTCCGTATCTTAAACTTTGTTTTAATCTATATGTAAATGTAATATTTTCCGGGAAATCCAATTTGTTTTGATTGTTGAAATAATTTGAAATTAAAGCATCATATTGTGCTGTTACTCCAAAGGCTTTTCCTGCTAAAATCCTTTTGTTCTCTAAAGATAAGTCTCCCTTTTCCTTTAATTCTTTTAAGACAAAATCATAATCGGAAATACTGGTAACAACAATAACATCTTTATAGTTTTTAGCAGCAGCCCTAATCATTGAAGGTCCACCAATGTCTATTTTTTCTATTAATTGCTCATGGGTAGAATTAATATCATTTATAGTTTCTTCAAAGGGATATAAGGTATTTACCACCATATCTATTGAATCAATATTTTGTTCCTTAATAGTTTTTGAATGCTCCTCTACATCTCTACGATATAGGATTCCACCATATACCTTAGGATGTAATGTTTTTACCCTTCCATCAAGTATTTCAGGGAATTTTGTTATTTCGGTAATATCAGTAACATCTATGCCATTGTCCAAAAGATGTTTATAGGTACCACCTGTAGAAACAATACTCCATCCTAGTTCTGTCAATTCCTTGACAAAATCAACAATTCCTTCCTTTTTGTAAACAGAAATTAATGCGGTTTTCATTTTCTCTCCTTTTTATTATTTTAATTTAGTATAATAACATTATACAATAAAATTATTAATCATATCTAAATATGATATAATAAGTCAATATTATTTTAGGAGTAATACATGAAAATTGGTTATCAAGGTGTGCCTGGTGCATACAGCGAAGTTGCTACAATTAAATTTTTTGGAGAAAAAGGTTACGAGGCTGTTGGCTATGACAATTTTAGAAGCTTAATTAAAGATTTATCCAACAACAGCTTGGATTATGCTGTTTTACCTATTGAAAATTCAACAACTGGAATAATTTACAGAACAATGGATCTAATAAGACATAATAATATTTTTGCCATTGGTGAAGTTTTTGTACCTATCCATCATCAATTAATAGGTTTTCCAGACGCTACTTTTGAGGATATTAAAGATGTTTATTCCCATCCAGAAGCATTAAGTCAATGTAATTATTTTTTTGAATACAATGAACAATTAAATCCGGTTTCTTGGAAGGACACTTCTGAAAGTGTTGATTATATAAAGAGAAATAATCTAAAGACCTCTGCTGCTCTTGCAAGTAAAAGAGCTGCAGAAATATATGAAATGAAAATACTAAGGGAAAATGTTCAGGATATTTATTATAATACTACAAGGTTTTTAATCTTTAAAAACTCTGTGGATATACCTGAAAACGCCAACAAAACAACTATGTATTTCCAAGTAAAACATAGTCCCGGTGCATTACTTTCTGCATTACAGTGTTTTGCCGATGAAAAATTAAATTTAATAAATCTTAATTCAAGACCTTTAGGAAATGAAAATATATTTCAATATGGTTTCTTTGTTGAAGTTGATGCAAGTTTAAACTCTGAAAATATGCAAAGAACTATTGAAACCATTAAGCCACATGTTACAGTAACAAATATAATAGGAAGCTACCCAAAGGGTGAACTTCCTTTTAAATAACTATATTTCTCTTGAACGTCTTTGACGACTATGCTCTAGAATATTCCAGATTTTTTCATAATCTTCAATTTCTAGGGCATCTTTCAATTTAATAAATTCCTTTAAAAATTTATCCATTTCAATTAATAGATCTTCCTTCGATTCTAAAAATGCATCTGTCCACAAATTTGGATTAATTCTTGCAACTCTTGTAATATCTTTAAAGCTTCCACCGACAAAATATTCAACCTGATCATCATAGGATGGTGAATTTGTTATTGCTACTGAAATTGCATGAACTAGTTGACTTGCATAGGCTATTTTTTTATCATGAGTGTCAATATCAGTTATTTCTACACCCTTGCATTTAATTTCCAAAGCCAAGGTTTTAATTAAATCAATATTTTCCGGTTTATTTCTCTCTGTAGGAGTTAATATATAATTTGCATTATAAAAAATTGCCTTATCGGCATTTAAAAATCCACTAAATTCATTTCCTGCCATAGGATGACCTGGTATAAAGTCTAAATCATCCCTTAAAAAGGACAGTATTTCAGGAACTAATTTTTTCTTTGTACCGGCTAAGTCGGTTATTACTGTACCGGGTTTTAGAAATTCTTGATTTTTTCTTAAAAATTCAACAATCCCTGAAGGATACATAGATAAAATTAACAAATCAGTATCTTCTAAAATCTCCTGTGGGTTAATTGAACCTTTGTCAATCGCTTCTAAAGCTTCAGCTGCTTTTATAGTATTCTCAGTTCTGGAAATTCCATATATTTTTTTAGGTCTTATCCATTCTTTTATAGCAAGCGCCATGGAACCACCTTCCATACCTAGACCTGCTATAGTTATATTCATATTTTTTAATCTATTTAAACTATTATTATCCATAAATACCTCTTTAAAATTTTTCTACTTATAGTACATTATACATGAAAACTTTCTCTTATTATAAAAAACAAACCTAATTCTCTTTATAAGAAAATCAGGTTTGTTTTTTTATTTACCTTCTTCTATTTTTACTAGTATATCTTCTGGAACTTCATCTTTTGAAATTATTTCTTCACCTAAGACTATTTCCTTACTAGCCTTTATTTTCAAAAAAGTTCCCGGTTTAAATAATTTATCCTTATCTTCTGTATTTACAGAAAATTCTAATAATCTTTCACCTTTTTCATCATAGGATTTTAATTTATATTTCTTGCCCTGTCCTACTACTTCACCTCTATCGTCTTTCATCTCCTCTAATTCCACTGGTTCATCCATTGGAATCATTGTATAGTAATAAGTCCCTGTATATCTATTTTCATAATATTCTTTACCTTTTACTGCTATAACAGCAATTAAAGCTATTATTACTATTCCTACTATTAATTTTATACCTTTTTTCATTAAATAAATTCTACCTCTTTCTTATTAAACATTAAAATAGCTAATATAATAGAAATTAAAATATATACTCCAATTCCTATTAAAGAAAAATATTTACCTTGGGCTAAACCACCAGTAAGTGATGTAAATAACCAATTGCTCCTATTCCCAATTAATGATCTAACAGGTGGAAACTTTAATCCCATAGTCACTAATGAATACACCATTCCTGTACATAAAAGCAAATAGGTAATTGTACCATATATGGCTTTTTGTGTAGCAAAAATAATAACTGAGGTTAAGGAAGCATAACCTATAATACTTACTATAATGCTACTAGTATACAATACTAAATTTTCTATTTCCAAATTTGAAAATTCAAATTTATACATCATTCCCATTAAAAAGAAAACCAGTGTAAAAAAAGCAAACATTACTACTGTTAAAATAATCGTAATGATTAATTTATATATAACTATACCGGACCTTTTAATACCTAAACCTACACCGGCATTTAAAGCATTGCTGTTAAAATCATCATTATATACTGTATTAAAAATATATATTCCGGCTATAATAGTTGCGAAGGATAATAAGTCAAGTGTGTTACTTATATAGTCCAGACTTGTTGACTTGGAGTTTAACATCATATAGTTTATTAGAATAAAACCTAAGGCAATTATCCCCATAAAAATATATAAACTTTTTTTCTTAAAAATCCTGTACAACTCACTTCTAATATATTTAGTCATTATTTTTGCCTCCTATTAAATCGAAGTAATAATCTTCTAAAGAGCTTTCTCTTTTATATATTTCAAAAACATCAATATTATTTTCTACCATAGTTTTATTAATAATATTTAAATGGTCTATATTATCATTTACTATTAACGTAGAATGATTAGTAATATTTATGTTTTCTATATTGAATTTATCATTTAAAATATTCCTTGTCTTTTCAACGTTATCAACCTTAATTATAATAGCTGATGTTGTTTTTTTATGAAGTTCTTCAAAGGATATTTCCTCTAAAAGTTTACCATGGTCTATTATCCCAAACTTACTTGCTACTAAATCCAATTCGCTTAATATATGGGAAGATACGATTATAGTCGTATTATATTCCTCATTTAATATATTTATAATATTTCTTATATCGACAATACCTTGAGGGTCCAATCCATTTATTGGTTCATCTAGTACTATTAATTCCGGATTTCCAAGCATGGCTGCGGCAAGTCCTAATCTTTGCTTCATTCCCATAGAAAAAGATTTAAAGGGCTTATTAACATTTTTTAAGCCAACAATTTCTAAAACTCTTCTAGTTTCTTTTCTACCCTTAACTCCCTTCATCCTCCTATGATATTCAATATTTTCCTTTGCATTTAAATAAGGGAAAAAACTCTGACCAATATAAAAGCCTATTTTTTTTCTATTTATTGCATTTTCTTTCTCGTTTTTTCCACCAAATAAAGATATATTTCCTGAAGTCGGACTGGAAAGTCCCATTATCATTCTTAATAGAGTGGTCTTTCCTGCACCATTTTTCCCTATTAAACCGTATATATCCTTCTCCTTAACTTCTATATTCACATTGCTTACAGCTTCAAAGTTTCCAAACTTCTTAGTAAGTCCATTAATTTTTATAATATTTTCCATATTTCCTCTCCTGTTATGATGTACTTAATAATTAATACACTAGTATCTTATCATTATATTTTTTATTTTGCAATAGTATTTTAAATATTTTTTTAATTATATTTATTGTTATAATAATAAAATATAAAATGGCAATTTAAAAGGTATATCCCTGCTAAGTACAGAAACATACCTTATAAATTATATAATTATTTGTTTTTGTTTTTCAAATCAATTAATATTTACAGTCTTACCTAATATTTCATTATAAAATTAACTACAACAAAATAATAGAAAAACCAGAGCAAAAATCTGCTCTGGAAAAAGTCCAACTTTTTAAGGTCATCTTATAATCATTTCTCTATTTTCTAAATTCTATTTAATTCTATTACTACTTCCTCCCCATTTAAATCTACTGTTTCCCCATTAAGACTTTCTACTGCAAGTATTTCCCTTGCTAATGTTTCCTTTTTAATAAAATCTTCAAATTCTTTTACAGCTGATTTTATTGCTTCTGTAGGTACATAGCTAATTTTAATATTGTCCAGCACGTCATAATCATTTGCTTTTCTCATCTGTTGAACTTTAGATATAAATTCTCTAGCATATCCTTCTGCTTTAAGTTCAGGAGTTATTGTTGTGTCAAGTATTACAAATAGATTGTTTTCCATTATTACGTCAAATCCTTCTTTTGCAGATACTCTAACTTCAATATACTCTCTTTTTATTGTAGTACTTTCTCCTGAAAGTTCTACTTCTAAATCTCCATCTTCTAAATCTGAAACGAACTTCTTAGCATCTACACCCTTAAGGTAGTTTTGGAATTCTTTTATTTTCTTTCCTAATATTCTTCCTGCTACTTTAAAGTCAGGTTTTAATTCATAGTTCATAAATTCTGAAAGGTCTTTTTCAAACTTAACATTTTTAATATTAAGTTCTTCTTTTATTAATGGAACTAAGTCTGAAATTAACTTCTCATATTTAGCGTCAACAACTATTTCTGTTAAAGGCTGTCTTACTTTAATATTAACTTCTTCCCTTGATGCTCTACCTAGGGCTACTAAATTTCTTACTACTTCCATTTTTTCTTCTAATTGTTCGTTAATTAAAGAGTCTTCTACTTCCGGAAGATAATCTAAATGAACTGAAGTTTTATCTGTTAAATTACGATATATTTCCTCTGCCATAAATGGTGTAAATGGTGCTATTAATTTAGTTACTCCTAGAAGTATTTCATAGGTTGTATTATAAACGGCTTTTTTATCGTCATCTATTTCCGTTTTCCAAAATCTTCTTCTATTTCTTCTTATATACCAGTTAGAAACATCTTCAATTACAAAGTCGGAAATTGCTCTTACAACTTTTGTAACTTCAAATATTTCCATGTTTTCATTATATAATTTTAATAGATTATTGTATCTTGAAAGTATCCATCTATCTATTTCCGGTCTATTTTCCGGTTCTATATAAAAATCTCTAGGATCTATATTATCTGTATTTGCATATAATTGGAAGAAATTATAAGTGTTTTTAAAGGATCTAAAGAATTTGCTGTCTACTTCTCTTAATCCATCAACATCAAATTTAGTTGGAACCCATGGTGGTGATACATATAAGGAATAAAATCTTACAACATCAGCTCCAAATTTGTCGAAAAGTTCTATTGGATCCAGTGTGTTTCCTCTGGATTTACTCATTTTCTTTCCTTCTTTGTCAAGGATTAAGTCATTTACCAGTACATTTTTATAAGGTGCTTTTCCTGTTGTTAATACAGATATTGCAAGTAAGGAATAAAACCATCCTCTTGTTTGATCTATTCCCTCATTTATAAAATCTGCTGGGAAAAGTTCTTCAAAGAAATTCTCCTTATTTTCAAATGGATAATGTTGTTGTGCAAAAGGCATTGCACCGGAGTCAAACCAAACGTCTATAACGTCTTTTTCCCTAGTCATTGGCTTACCGCATTTTTCACATGTTAAATGAACATCATCAACATAAGGTCTGTGTAGTTCAATATCTTCAGAAATATCCTCTATTGCTCTTTCTTTCAGTTCCTTCCTTGAGCCTACTGATGTTGTATGACCTTCTTCACATTTCCATACCGGGAATGGTGTTCCCCAATATCTTGAGCGGGAAATTGCCCAGTCATTTAAGTTTTCCAACCAGTTTCCAAATCTCTTTTCTCCAACAAAATCAGGATACCAATTCACCTTATTATTTTCATCAATTAATTGTTCTTTTAATTTTGTAACTTCAATATACCAGGATGGTTTTGAATAGTAGATTAATGGAGTTCCACATCTCCAGCAATGAGGATAATTATGTTCTACTTTCTGTTTTCTAAATGCCTTACCATTATCAAATAGGTAATGGATTATGTCATGGTCTGCGTCCATAACAAATTGACCATCCCAAGGAGAGCCGACAAATTTCCCTTCTTCATTTACCGGGTTAATTAACGGTAAGTTATATCTTCTTCCAGTTTGATAGTCATCTTCTCCAAATGCCGGTGCAGTATGAACTATACCTGTACCATCTTCTGTTGATACATAGTCTGCTGTTGTTACAAAGAAAGCTTTTTTATCGGGTTTAAAAAATGGAAGTATTTGCTCATATTCCATATACTCCATGTCTTTACCTTTAAGCTCTTTTAATATTTTATAGTCCTCTCCTAGAACTTTATCTGCTAAAGCCTTGGCAATATAGTACTTCTCTCCACCTAGTTCAGCTAGAATATAATCTACGTCCGGTCCAACTGTTAAGGCAACATTGGATAATAAAGTCCAAGGTGTTGTTGTCCAAGCTAGAAAATACTCATCTACGTCCTTTCTTTTAAAGGCAACATATACAGTTTGAGTTTTTATCATCTTATAGCCTTGAGCTACTTCATGAGAAGCAAGTCCGGTTCCACATCTTGGACAATATGGTAAAATTTTAGCTCCCTCATAAACAAGACCCTTTTTAAACATACCATCTAGTAGCCACCAAACAGTTTCTATATAGTCATTGTCCAAAGTTATATATGGATTATCCATGTCAGCCATAAACGCCATTCTTTCTGACATTTCTCTCCATGCTTGCTCATAGGTGAATACAGAGTTTCTACATTCCTTATTAAAGGCTTCTACACCATATTCCTCTATTTCCTTTTTACTGTGAAGTCCTAATTTCTTTTCAACTTCAATTTCTACTGGCAAACCATGAGTGTCCCAACCTGCTTTTTTCTTTACTCTATAGCCTTTCATGGTTTTATAACGACAAGTCATATCCTTTAAAGTTCTGGATATTACATGGTGAATTCCAGGCCTGCCATTTGCTGTTGGAGGTCCATCATAAAAAATATAATTTTTGTCCTTTGGTCT
It encodes:
- the purH gene encoding bifunctional phosphoribosylaminoimidazolecarboxamide formyltransferase/IMP cyclohydrolase; the encoded protein is MKTALISVYKKEGIVDFVKELTELGWSIVSTGGTYKHLLDNGIDVTDITEITKFPEILDGRVKTLHPKVYGGILYRRDVEEHSKTIKEQNIDSIDMVVNTLYPFEETINDINSTHEQLIEKIDIGGPSMIRAAAKNYKDVIVVTSISDYDFVLKELKEKGDLSLENKRILAGKAFGVTAQYDALISNYFNNQNKLDFPENITFTYRLKQSLRYGENPHQNAAYYEKIYEAPKEKGEIIQLHGKELSYNNLNDLYGAVKMVKEFEEPTAVAVKHNNPCGIATGENIYEAFKKAFEADEVSIFGGIISLNRKVDVKTANLLSQIFLEIVVAPEYDNEAFNILSKKKNIRILQIENLNTMELVKQETKDVLHGVLLQDRDNKLLRDKLEFVTNRKPTDEELEELLFAWKAVKYVNSNGVVISKNKQTLAIGQGEVRRHWAVEKAVKRSIKDLKGAVLASDGFFFGDTVEELNKAGVKAIIQPGGSVKDSEVIELANKYDIAVVFTGMRHFKH
- a CDS encoding prephenate dehydratase → MKIGYQGVPGAYSEVATIKFFGEKGYEAVGYDNFRSLIKDLSNNSLDYAVLPIENSTTGIIYRTMDLIRHNNIFAIGEVFVPIHHQLIGFPDATFEDIKDVYSHPEALSQCNYFFEYNEQLNPVSWKDTSESVDYIKRNNLKTSAALASKRAAEIYEMKILRENVQDIYYNTTRFLIFKNSVDIPENANKTTMYFQVKHSPGALLSALQCFADEKLNLINLNSRPLGNENIFQYGFFVEVDASLNSENMQRTIETIKPHVTVTNIIGSYPKGELPFK
- a CDS encoding prephenate dehydrogenase encodes the protein MDNNSLNRLKNMNITIAGLGMEGGSMALAIKEWIRPKKIYGISRTENTIKAAEALEAIDKGSINPQEILEDTDLLILSMYPSGIVEFLRKNQEFLKPGTVITDLAGTKKKLVPEILSFLRDDLDFIPGHPMAGNEFSGFLNADKAIFYNANYILTPTERNKPENIDLIKTLALEIKCKGVEITDIDTHDKKIAYASQLVHAISVAITNSPSYDDQVEYFVGGSFKDITRVARINPNLWTDAFLESKEDLLIEMDKFLKEFIKLKDALEIEDYEKIWNILEHSRQRRSREI
- a CDS encoding YxeA family protein is translated as MKKGIKLIVGIVIIALIAVIAVKGKEYYENRYTGTYYYTMIPMDEPVELEEMKDDRGEVVGQGKKYKLKSYDEKGERLLEFSVNTEDKDKLFKPGTFLKIKASKEIVLGEEIISKDEVPEDILVKIEEGK
- a CDS encoding ABC transporter ATP-binding protein codes for the protein MENIIKINGLTKKFGNFEAVSNVNIEVKEKDIYGLIGKNGAGKTTLLRMIMGLSSPTSGNISLFGGKNEKENAINRKKIGFYIGQSFFPYLNAKENIEYHRRMKGVKGRKETRRVLEIVGLKNVNKPFKSFSMGMKQRLGLAAAMLGNPELIVLDEPINGLDPQGIVDIRNIINILNEEYNTTIIVSSHILSELDLVASKFGIIDHGKLLEEISFEELHKKTTSAIIIKVDNVEKTRNILNDKFNIENINITNHSTLIVNDNIDHLNIINKTMVENNIDVFEIYKRESSLEDYYFDLIGGKNND
- the ileS gene encoding isoleucine--tRNA ligase; translated protein: MSKFKDLSKAPVKEREIEISKYWKEIDLLHETVNQRPKDKNYIFYDGPPTANGRPGIHHVISRTLKDMTCRYKTMKGYRVKKKAGWDTHGLPVEIEVEKKLGLHSKKEIEEYGVEAFNKECRNSVFTYEQAWREMSERMAFMADMDNPYITLDNDYIETVWWLLDGMFKKGLVYEGAKILPYCPRCGTGLASHEVAQGYKMIKTQTVYVAFKRKDVDEYFLAWTTTPWTLLSNVALTVGPDVDYILAELGGEKYYIAKALADKVLGEDYKILKELKGKDMEYMEYEQILPFFKPDKKAFFVTTADYVSTEDGTGIVHTAPAFGEDDYQTGRRYNLPLINPVNEEGKFVGSPWDGQFVMDADHDIIHYLFDNGKAFRKQKVEHNYPHCWRCGTPLIYYSKPSWYIEVTKLKEQLIDENNKVNWYPDFVGEKRFGNWLENLNDWAISRSRYWGTPFPVWKCEEGHTTSVGSRKELKERAIEDISEDIELHRPYVDDVHLTCEKCGKPMTREKDVIDVWFDSGAMPFAQQHYPFENKENFFEELFPADFINEGIDQTRGWFYSLLAISVLTTGKAPYKNVLVNDLILDKEGKKMSKSRGNTLDPIELFDKFGADVVRFYSLYVSPPWVPTKFDVDGLREVDSKFFRSFKNTYNFFQLYANTDNIDPRDFYIEPENRPEIDRWILSRYNNLLKLYNENMEIFEVTKVVRAISDFVIEDVSNWYIRRNRRRFWKTEIDDDKKAVYNTTYEILLGVTKLIAPFTPFMAEEIYRNLTDKTSVHLDYLPEVEDSLINEQLEEKMEVVRNLVALGRASREEVNIKVRQPLTEIVVDAKYEKLISDLVPLIKEELNIKNVKFEKDLSEFMNYELKPDFKVAGRILGKKIKEFQNYLKGVDAKKFVSDLEDGDLEVELSGESTTIKREYIEVRVSAKEGFDVIMENNLFVILDTTITPELKAEGYAREFISKVQQMRKANDYDVLDNIKISYVPTEAIKSAVKEFEDFIKKETLAREILAVESLNGETVDLNGEEVVIELNRI